A region of the Cannabis sativa cultivar Pink pepper isolate KNU-18-1 chromosome 3, ASM2916894v1, whole genome shotgun sequence genome:
CCTGGTAGTAGTTGTAATTAATCATGCATTCATGTTGTATTTGTCAAAACAGTGTACACCTAAATGCCATCAAAAACATAATCCACAAAACTTTTAAGTACTAGTTAAGGAGGACTTAACAGAACTCCACTCAGCTCACAGTCCCCGTGGTGATTTCAGTTGGTGTGGCACTGGGGATCCTCTAGGACTCTTGTTCATAGGTGAAGGGAAATTGTGTTTCAGTGGGGACTTAGGTACTGGACTGTGGTTGCTGGATGACAGGCGGGGAGGTACCGGACTATGGCTGCCAGTTGACAGGCGGGAATGAGATGGACTTTGTGACTGTTTGGTAGTTGAGAGCTGTTCCAGAGCATGCAGAACCTCTGACATTTGTGGCCGAAGTTTGGCCTCACCAATGCACTGTAAAGCGAGGATTGCAACCATGAAAGCTCCTTTTTGAGGATACTGACCCTCTAATTTGGTGTCCATAATGCGGAATAACTTTCGCCTGTCACCCAAATAGGGTCTGGCCCAATCCACTAGATTCTGCTCCACACCAACTTTTGTTTTGTCAACAGCATGTCGTCCGGATAGCAGCTCCAGTAGCACAACCCCGAAGCTATAGACATCGCACTTCGCAGTCAATCGACCTTGTTCATCACCAGCAAATGTTAGTATAGGAATTGTAAAATGGAGTGTATGACAACACCCCAAGAATACAAGGCAGGGTTGTGATGTCCCAGTTCAAGTGAAAAGCTTTCAGGAATAGCAGACTTCACAGCTATTATACACAAGTCCAAGTTATATTAAGAATTGCAAATGGTGAAATTTAAGTTCAAACCTAGATGAATGACCAGAGACCCACCCAAATTTTATAGTTATAAACAACAatctataattattaataaagtagcATAGAATAAGTCAAGACAGAATTTTGGTTCAATGTAGCTCCTAAACTGTTTTAACATCTAGACAATCAATCAGCACACCAAATGATAAAATATTGTTGGTAATAGGAATTCAGACTACTCTAACAAGAATCAACATGTACTAATTCAACATGTCATATAAGAATCTACTTACTGAATGTGAAGCATCTTTTAGACTGTTATAAGGTCATGCTCTAATAACAACACATATGCAATTACACTCGCTTAGTATAGAAGGAAAACAAAAAGCTGAAAGAAGAGCAAGAACCTGTAGCCATATATTCAGGTGCAGCATAGCCTTGAGTACCCATAACTTGGGTGGAAACATGAGTACGATCACCAGTGGGCCCTGATTTCGCCAAACCAAAGTCTGAAAGTTTCGCATTGAATTCCTAAAGAAATGAAACAATACTGCGTAAATTAGAACTAAAACAAATTACATGGACTGCCTGCAGGAAAAGAAGTAAATATCTGATGGGGTCATTTTATTTTCCTACTGAGCACAAAACAGTACCTATTATAActgtagaaaatagtgaatcgaattatatgtatatttcatagaatagtacatattcatatacaaagctaggagactaggaaataggaaactaccaacaaaataggaaactactaaatacaagttaccctaattcttttacacctaatatacagctaatactctaacactccccctcaagctggagcatagatgttaatcatgcccagcttgttacaaagatagtctatccgcaccccattcaaagcttttgtaaaaatatctcctagttgttctccggttttcacatatcctgtggagatcagaccttgttgaattttctcacgaacaaaatgacaatcgatctcaatgtgcttagttcgctcgtggaatacgggattcgaggcaatatgaagagcagcttgattatcacaccataattttgctggtatagaagtcttaaacccgaattcagtcaaaagctgataaatccatattacctcacacacggactgggccatagctctatattctgattcagcactggatctagatacaacattttgtttcttactcttccaagagaccagattgcccccaacaaatacacaatatcctgaagtggatcgtctatctaccttggagcctgcccaatctgcatcagaaaaacactgaatctgggtatgtccatgatccttgtaaactatacctcgtcctggtgctccttttaagtaacataaaatttgttctaatgctgcccaatgatgaattgttggggaagacatgaactgactgataacactaactggaaatgcaatatctggacgagtcacagttaaataattcaactttccaactaacctgcgatatttctcaggatcttcaaatggtttcccatcacgtgtaagatgcacagctggattcattggagcattgcaaggttttgatcccaatttccctgtctcagttagcaaatcaagtacatactttctttgagacagaaaaataccttgtttactccgagtaacttcaatccccaagaaatacttgagttcccctaaatctttcgtgttaaactgggtgtgaatgaaagacttaagggatgagatgccttcGCATCATTTCCGGtaataacgatgtcatcaacatacaccactaacaaaatgataccaacgagttgatcttttataaaacacgagaatgatctgacttacttttcaacaaaccaaacttctcaacaacctgactaaatttaccaaaccaagcacgagggctttgtttcaatccatataaagatttgcgaagatgacaaactcgccctaactccccctgagcaacaaacccaggaggttgctccatatatacttcttcctcaagatctccatgaagaaaagcatttttaatatcaagctgatgcaaaggccaatgatgagtaggctgccatggaaatgaacagtcgaacggatgtgagtttagcaacgaggagaaaaagtatcacaatagtccactccataggtttgagcataacccttggcaacaagacGGGCCTTTAAGCGAGCAAGCGTGTCTttgtctggattgaatttaacCGTGAACACCCATTTACACCCGATGGCCTCGTTTTCCGGAAGGTAAATCAACCAAGACCCAAGTACCATTCGCAACCaaagcattcatctcttctatcattgcagcaagccaaccaggatgagacatcgcttctcgaacagttttaggaatagtgatagaatcaagagaagcaataaaagaacaagaagaagaggagagatgATTATAAGACACAAAAGAAGTAATCGGAAAAGTACATTGACGTTTACCTTTACGTAGTGCAATGGGAAGATCATCTGAGATGTCCAGATCTGATGACGAAGATGCAGGTGCAGGACATGAaacaggaggtggaggaggggggcgcctggtgtacactataggaggccgagggagtggtggaggtggtagaggtggtggaggtggtggaggtgtagaCATTGTGGGGGTGACGACCGAGGCAGGTGAAGGAACAAGAGACCCGCCAGAACATGGAGCAGGCGCATAGGATGTGACAgaataaaccaacaaatcatcatcctccccctgactagtagaagtagtggaagatgaaaaataaggtgtattttctacaaaagtaacatcaatagaaacaagatatttgttgagatcaggacagtaacacctataccctttctgaagacgagaataaccaagaaagacacactttagtgccttagggtctaatttggtgacagatggacggacatcgcgagcaaaacaaacactaccaaatactcgcggagcaactggaaataatgacttattaggaaaaagaattttaaatggaatttcaccattaagaacagaggagggcatgcgattaataagaaagcatgccgtggaaactgcatcggcccaaaaaggtttagggactttcatttgaaacaagagagcacgtgcagtttcaagaagatgtctgtttttacgttctgcaacaccattctgaggtgccgtatcaacacaagaagtttcatgaagcatgccattagaggtcatataagattgaaattgagcagacatgtactctttggcattatcacttctcaaagtacgaatagatacattaaattgagtttgaatctcagcacaatttttcattaaatataaccaagttaAACGAGAATGAtcatccacaaaagtaacaaaatacctgaatccaggttgagacaaaataggagaaggaccccaaacatcagaatgaactaactcaaaaggaacactagcacgtttattgacacgtggactcaaactaacacgatgatgtttggcaaactgacatgactcacattctaacgaagataaactaatatattggggacacagtttcttgagcaaaggaagggatggatgacctaaacgacaatgagcctcaaaagcggaagcaacactcgaacaagcaatagaggttggcggaagtgggtcaagaacatacaagccaccagattcatgtcctttaccaataatcttcttcgtcataagatcctgaaacaaacaatgatcaggaaagaatgagatgcaacaatttagattacgagtgagttgactaacagaaagcaaattaaaggaCAAATCAGGTAAAAGTAAGACTGATGATAAAGATAGCATAGGTGTAGGAACAATAGTGCCAGATCCAAGAACAGAAGCTGTTGACCCATCAGCTAAGGTGACAACAGAAGTGGGACTGTGAGACTGAAAAGTGGAAAAGAGACGGGAATTACCTGTCATATGATCtgtggcaccagaatcaatgacccattttgaggatttggaaagaaggcAGGCATTAGAGTTACTCGAATCGGCAATCGCGATGAcggaagaagatgaagacttaagTGTTTCCCGATACCTTGAGAACTTGGCAAATTCATCGGCGAAATAAGGGACCAGGTTGTCAGATGCATCACTAGTGCTTGCAATATTGGCAGAGTGTTGTTGTCGATTCTTAAATTGTAACTTCCTACACTCAAACTTGGTGTGGCCTGGTTTCTTACAATAATTGCACATGATGCTCCTAGAATTTGGTGTGCGGTTATCAGGTCCTTGTGAATTACCTCCTTTAAATCCACTTGGAGTAGAGTTTCTTTCCGGTGCAGAATTATTACGACTCACCAAGGCGCTATTCAGAGGAGTTGAAGAGGTAGTCTCTGtgcgaagaacacgagtaaacacATCTTGTAAAGAGGAGACATCGTAACCGGAGAGAACTTGTGACTTTGCAGAGTCAAATTCAGATGAGAGTCCTgcaagaaaactcataatagccatctgttctcgttggcgctgttgaacttttacatcaggactaaacggtaatagcacattaagttcttcatatgttttcttgaaagccataaaataattcataagagacttatcttgtttctccgcgcgataaaaaactttgcaaacatcatatatgcgagatatgttgtctttgccagaatacaaaaactccaagtaactcattagttctttaaccaattcacaatgattaatcaaactaattacctcattatcgatagaatttcgaatttgaaggaacaagcgagcatcctcacggagccatattttccttgaatcgtttgtttcttcaggaggatcgtcagtcaagtgatcatctttgtcaatactcctcaaatacagtcgaatcgtcttactccattccaaataattcgaaccaatcaacttatgatccgtgattttagacattacgggaacaacatcagaaacaacaactgattttgaatctgatctcatctctgccataatctcaaaagcaaacacaaagacagagaaaaagaacaaaagaacACCAAAGAATGAACACCCAAACACGAAGAAGACAAACAAATACCGAATTACAACCTAGAACAGATGCGAGTGGGCTTAGAAGAACCCAGTGAAGAATCGGCAACAGAACGTCGTCGAAGGCGCCGTCACACGCGCCTtcacgcgccggcgcgtgagccccacgcgcAGAAGCTTCAGGcggcgcgtgagccccacgcgcGAGGAATCCGGCGACCGGACTTCGGGGGTTCGTAGATCGGCGGCTGGGCAGTCCTCCTATGTGGGCGGTGAGAAACAATGTTCACTCCAaataggattttcgaaaaaacaaccctaaactcaaaccccaatttttttttttttttttttttttttcagaaccctaatttcgaatttcgaattttgaatcacaatgctctgataccatgtagaaaatagtgaatcgaattatatgtatatttcatagaatagtacatatttatatacaaagctaggagactaggaaataggaaactaccaacaaaataggaaactactaaatacaagttaCCCTAATTCTTTTACACCTAATATACAGCTAATACTCTAACAATAACAAATACAATCCAATCATATCTTTTAAAAGGAAGGAAGCAAAAAGAATCTAAGAGTAAATAACAAGTCTTTCAAGCGAAGAACAATAAAAGAGAAAAGGGCATCCGTAGTTTCCTTAGCAAGAGAGTAGTGTAGTGAAACTCAAAGTTCCAAAATATATTACCCATAAAGAAGACAAATGTTGATCTTCAtcatcaaaatttcaataatttaTTTCCATCCAAAAAAACCAAACAGCCAGCTGGAATTACCTTGCATTCTATATGGAAAGACAAATTAACCTGACCAACAAAAATTAATTGACTGAAGGAACTTAGGTTGCGTTTGGTTGGCGGTAATAAAATGGAAAAGAAtcaatttttattccattcttaaagtattggaatggaaTGAGTACTCAATTTTGAATAGAAGGAGAGTTCATTGCAATGCaagatgagaaaaaatttaataatttttttatcaatttttttttttatgtattttaaattttattcaattccattcttattcttatttctatgttttcattcctcccaaccaaacgcaaCCTTAGAATGTGTTTTCTCATTATTTGCTCCCTTTTGTCCATCACCCAACCCCACCCCACCACCCCACATAGATTATAACAGGACATGTGCATTCGAAAGGAAGCAGTTCATACACTAATAATTAACAAGACATACTGAATCCAATAAGATGTTTGATGCCTTGAAATCACGGTAGATAACTTGCTCCTTAGAATTATGCAGGAAGGAGAGCCCTCGAGCTGCATCTACAGCAACTCTGATCCTTTTAGCCCAAGAGAGTGGCCTGGCACCTCCTGTGAAGTGCAAATAGATCATTTATAgattacacacacacacacccaATAAAGAAATTTACATTTCCTTGCAGAAAGAACCAGtaatctattaattaatatactaGCTTGCATTCCTTTTTATTGGGATAAGTAAATTGATAACTCAAGTAGGAGTGTGccaattattaattagataagAGATTATAACTATTGTTGCCATAAAGTATCTTTCTTTGCAAATGGAACGCTCTTGCAATTTTCTTCATTGTTTTTTAGCAGAGTGATAGCTAAAGCATGCACATTAATTATAAACGCTCTTgctataaaaggaaaaaaagaaagtttGACATACTCCTAAATAGATGATTCTCCAAGCTGCCTTTAGGCATATATTCATAAACTAGAAGCCGGTTACTCCCATCAACACAGTATCCAACAAGCTTAACAAGATTTGGATGATGAAGTTGACCAAGATAATTCACCTCCGACTGCAACCAGACCAGCATTACAGATTAAgagatattaatttaaaatttaccgGCTTTCTACTAAACTGTAAAATGTTTTCAATTACTGCTTTACAggacaattaaaaacaataaaggGAACCTACCAACCATTCCTTATGGCCCTGAAAACCTTCTGGTTTAAGCTTCTTTATGGCAACTACAATTCCACTTCCAGCTCTTGAAGCACTTAGGGTGTGCTCATCAATCCACCCTTTGTAAACATAACCAAAACCACCTTCTCCAATAAGATTGTCTTGACGGAAATTTCGGGTAGCATTCTTGAGCTCATTCAATGTAAATGCTTTTAAATGTGGGGATGATAATATTTCTCCTTCGGACCTAGGAGTGGGAAGACTTCCTGATGTGGATTTTTCGCTGTTTGTGGGAAGAGTCAGATTCGAAAGTCTCAAAGAATTGCTACTTTTATACGCACTCTGTGTGGTTCCTGCAAAATGTAAGTATTATTTAAtgataaagtatttttttttcttgagaaTGAACAGCTGAAAATTAGCAATTGGCAGAACAAAACTAAATCAACCACTAAACTTAAGCAATGAAGTGTAACATACACC
Encoded here:
- the LOC115710256 gene encoding probable serine/threonine-protein kinase PBL3, whose amino-acid sequence is MGNCLEGRSKVDNSLSSRTSTSGTTQSAYKSSNSLRLSNLTLPTNSEKSTSGSLPTPRSEGEILSSPHLKAFTLNELKNATRNFRQDNLIGEGGFGYVYKGWIDEHTLSASRAGSGIVVAIKKLKPEGFQGHKEWLSEVNYLGQLHHPNLVKLVGYCVDGSNRLLVYEYMPKGSLENHLFRRGARPLSWAKRIRVAVDAARGLSFLHNSKEQVIYRDFKASNILLDSEFNAKLSDFGLAKSGPTGDRTHVSTQVMGTQGYAAPEYMATGRLTAKCDVYSFGVVLLELLSGRHAVDKTKVGVEQNLVDWARPYLGDRRKLFRIMDTKLEGQYPQKGAFMVAILALQCIGEAKLRPQMSEVLHALEQLSTTKQSQSPSHSRLSTGSHSPVPPRLSSSNHSPVPKSPLKHNFPSPMNKSPRGSPVPHQLKSPRGL